The following proteins come from a genomic window of Planctomycetia bacterium:
- a CDS encoding DEAD/DEAH box helicase, which translates to MSHWLLNSIEVKLRAALAEADRIQLIREIDGGIVTFDADLIEQVADALELAVLDLETYRLSDDKNHRTQSRKAAADCFRLLRILPHPEDSLVAGTQLLRAAALAVLGDRGADAARWLRLLDETNSWPKLPINSTDWGQRCHGTLTDIWLRLIRKNGWSDRDIILDRVAALRTAQEQFESKYLKSQAPLQAKRSALELIAIYHLAKAADILAHFITDGVVDGNYQVQQLLDSHFDRAIAACETARLVKLEAMSRLMSRAAAQLVDNSIWSVTRAVNSRVTDFVRQITDRGRGDRALFDVLPPQRQTLAERGLLGSSRRAIVVSLPTSSGKTLIAQFRMLQALNQFEDRKGWVAYLAPSRALVNQVTRQLRRDFGPLNINVERVSPAMEIDSIESNVLKEVQVDSQFRVLVSTPEKFDLMLRQGWEQEIGRPLTLVVVDEAHTIQDTERGLKLELLLATINRECRNAQFLLLTPFIRNAREVARWLGGQNSDDISIGIDWQPNDRAIGIVSPVDMGPLNSRSRDYRLEFETVHTSRQTIAISQHLSIGKNENLAPTLSKAKHVGTLAAIATRKLMSRGPVIAMHSRPDYVWGLAEKLKSEKATVLTDNVNFVKEYVAAELGESFPLVDLLQHRIGVHHGGLPDEVKILMEWLFEKEELDVLAATTTIAQGVNFPVSGVVMAATSYPAKSGSIPMPPEDFWNIAGRAGRISQAKLGVVSLVATDAEEVSKRKEFIHRNTGDLNSALIQLAQSASNELSDLGAIVYRHPEWSGFLQYLVHTYRQMGQPSNYSEQIEQVLRGTFGFEKLRYSNSQIANSLLAGINDYVTYMAKPRQPLKLVDSTGFSLQSIQTILSNRGDLGPESWDRERLFRKGDGTLKDMMGVLLRVPELRDNLNEVLGGSATDGDKLALILKDWVNGEEVTTIANRYFRKSGIDETSALTKCGQNLFGKLTQTSSWGLNALLAITASDLPEDVRKQVSNIPSQVFYGVSSDGAIALRLLGVPRRAAAPIAIKIGATESSSLPKLRKILTGMTETDWNATLGPQGSVYYRAWRIFEGVEN; encoded by the coding sequence ATGAGTCACTGGTTACTCAATTCCATCGAAGTTAAATTACGAGCAGCTCTCGCAGAAGCTGATCGTATACAATTGATCCGGGAGATTGATGGAGGCATCGTTACCTTCGATGCTGATTTAATCGAGCAAGTTGCAGATGCATTGGAACTTGCGGTTTTGGATTTGGAGACTTATCGCCTTTCCGATGACAAAAACCATCGAACTCAGTCACGAAAAGCTGCTGCAGATTGCTTCCGGCTGTTGCGGATTCTACCACATCCGGAAGACAGCCTCGTTGCTGGAACACAGCTATTGCGTGCAGCAGCATTAGCTGTACTTGGGGATCGGGGAGCAGATGCTGCGCGTTGGCTTCGACTACTCGATGAAACTAACAGCTGGCCTAAGCTACCTATCAATTCCACAGACTGGGGCCAGCGTTGCCACGGCACGCTTACCGACATTTGGCTAAGGCTGATACGCAAGAATGGCTGGAGTGATCGGGATATTATTTTAGATAGAGTAGCAGCACTTCGAACTGCTCAAGAACAATTTGAAAGTAAATACCTCAAGTCACAAGCACCTCTCCAGGCAAAGCGATCCGCTCTCGAATTAATTGCAATTTATCACTTAGCAAAAGCAGCCGATATTTTAGCCCACTTCATTACTGATGGTGTCGTTGACGGCAACTATCAAGTTCAGCAACTCCTGGATTCGCATTTTGATCGTGCTATTGCTGCTTGCGAAACTGCACGCTTAGTTAAACTGGAAGCCATGTCGAGATTGATGTCCAGAGCAGCTGCTCAATTGGTAGATAACTCGATCTGGTCAGTAACTCGAGCAGTAAACTCACGTGTAACTGATTTTGTCCGTCAGATCACTGATCGGGGGCGAGGCGACCGAGCATTGTTCGATGTATTGCCACCACAACGTCAAACTCTCGCAGAGCGTGGACTATTGGGTTCAAGTCGTCGCGCGATTGTTGTTAGCTTACCAACCTCAAGTGGTAAAACCCTTATCGCACAATTCCGAATGCTTCAGGCGCTCAATCAATTTGAAGATCGAAAGGGCTGGGTCGCATATCTAGCCCCGAGCAGAGCTCTCGTAAATCAAGTCACTCGCCAATTGCGACGCGATTTCGGACCACTCAATATTAATGTTGAACGTGTCAGCCCGGCAATGGAGATCGATAGCATTGAATCAAATGTACTCAAAGAGGTACAAGTAGACTCCCAATTTCGTGTTCTTGTCTCCACTCCAGAAAAATTTGATTTGATGCTACGGCAAGGGTGGGAACAAGAAATAGGCCGCCCTCTTACACTAGTCGTAGTTGATGAAGCACATACGATTCAGGACACAGAGCGAGGTCTAAAGCTTGAATTACTACTTGCAACAATTAACCGAGAGTGCCGTAACGCTCAATTCCTTCTTCTCACTCCATTTATTAGAAATGCTCGAGAAGTCGCTCGTTGGCTCGGTGGGCAAAACTCGGATGACATCAGTATTGGTATAGACTGGCAACCAAACGATAGAGCAATTGGGATTGTCTCTCCAGTCGATATGGGTCCACTCAATAGCCGAAGCCGTGACTATCGCCTTGAGTTTGAGACGGTTCATACCTCTCGACAGACAATTGCCATTAGTCAGCATCTATCAATTGGCAAGAATGAGAATTTAGCTCCAACACTTTCAAAGGCAAAACATGTCGGCACTTTAGCTGCTATCGCGACACGAAAGCTGATGTCCCGAGGACCAGTCATTGCGATGCATAGTCGACCCGATTATGTTTGGGGGTTAGCTGAAAAGTTGAAGTCCGAAAAAGCCACAGTGCTTACTGACAATGTGAATTTCGTAAAAGAATATGTTGCTGCTGAGTTGGGAGAATCCTTCCCCTTAGTCGACTTGCTTCAGCATCGTATCGGAGTTCACCACGGTGGGTTACCGGACGAAGTCAAAATTCTCATGGAATGGTTGTTTGAGAAAGAAGAACTTGACGTATTGGCTGCCACCACCACCATTGCTCAAGGGGTAAACTTTCCTGTGAGCGGCGTTGTCATGGCCGCGACTTCATATCCAGCAAAAAGTGGCTCAATACCTATGCCTCCTGAAGACTTCTGGAATATTGCAGGTCGAGCCGGACGGATTTCACAAGCGAAACTAGGCGTAGTCTCATTGGTTGCCACTGATGCAGAAGAAGTATCTAAACGCAAAGAGTTCATCCACCGAAATACTGGAGATCTCAATTCGGCACTCATTCAGTTAGCACAATCGGCAAGTAATGAGTTATCCGACCTTGGTGCTATTGTCTACAGACACCCTGAATGGTCGGGCTTTCTCCAGTATCTCGTTCACACATATCGCCAGATGGGGCAACCATCGAATTATTCAGAGCAGATTGAACAAGTACTGCGAGGTACGTTTGGCTTTGAAAAGCTTCGTTACTCAAACAGTCAGATTGCAAACAGTTTGCTAGCCGGAATTAATGATTATGTCACCTACATGGCGAAACCACGGCAGCCCCTAAAGCTCGTAGACAGTACCGGTTTCTCACTGCAGAGCATACAAACCATACTTTCAAATCGTGGCGACTTAGGCCCAGAATCGTGGGACCGCGAGCGTTTGTTTCGGAAAGGTGACGGGACACTTAAAGATATGATGGGTGTGTTACTACGTGTCCCCGAATTGCGAGATAATCTGAACGAAGTTCTTGGAGGTTCAGCAACCGATGGCGATAAATTGGCGTTAATTCTAAAGGATTGGGTAAATGGTGAAGAAGTCACAACAATTGCAAATCGGTATTTTCGGAAGAGTGGAATAGATGAAACAAGTGCATTAACTAAGTGTGGACAAAACCTCTTTGGCAAATTGACTCAGACATCATCATGGGGGCTCAATGCACTTCTTGCAATCACTGCATCAGATCTACCAGAGGATGTGCGTAAGCAAGTTTCTAATATTCCATCACAAGTCTTCTATGGGGTTTCTTCAGATGGGGCTATAGCA
- a CDS encoding recombinase family protein, which translates to MNKPPKRIRCAIYTRKSTEEGLEQEFNSLDAQRESAEAFIKSQAHEGWLCLPAKYDDGGFTGGNMERPALRQLLTDIEAGFIDCVIVYKVDRLSRSLLDFARMMEIFDRKGISFVSVTQQFNTTHSMGRLTLNILLSFAQFEREIISERTRDKIAATRKKGKWSGGRPILGYDADPVTNKLIINHEEAPRVRAIFRLYAEHGSLLPVVQELNQRGWRNKQYTTRMGIAKGGMEFTRTSLWNLLTNPLYFGQVRHKENVYAGEHEAIIDEVLWQRVQTQLERNGIHGGREIKNRHGSILKGLLRCVPCGCAMTPSYCCKNGKVQYRYYTCTKAQKQGWEKCASKSVPAGQMEQFVLERIRGIGSDPALQTEVLAIIHQHHEEHRQTLKSEQALLERELKRWQQETRNLIGQVKAGEVNTLVTSRLAEVQERIAHETPRLAQIRDELARLAHWSITAESVASVLSRFDELWKAMNVVEKQKLLQLLIVRIDYDGRAGQVTMHFHPTGLESLLTETLTETAA; encoded by the coding sequence ATGAACAAACCTCCCAAGAGAATAAGGTGTGCCATCTACACCCGTAAGAGCACCGAAGAAGGCTTGGAACAGGAATTTAATTCGCTCGATGCACAGCGGGAATCAGCCGAAGCCTTTATCAAAAGCCAGGCTCATGAGGGGTGGCTGTGTTTGCCTGCCAAGTACGACGATGGTGGGTTCACCGGTGGCAACATGGAACGTCCTGCCCTGCGACAACTCCTCACCGACATTGAAGCCGGGTTTATTGACTGTGTCATTGTTTACAAAGTAGACCGCCTCAGCCGTTCATTACTCGACTTTGCCCGCATGATGGAGATCTTTGACCGCAAGGGCATTAGCTTCGTGAGTGTGACGCAGCAGTTCAATACGACGCATTCCATGGGACGATTGACGCTCAACATTCTGTTGTCCTTCGCCCAGTTTGAACGGGAAATAATTTCCGAGAGAACGAGGGATAAGATCGCCGCCACCCGCAAAAAGGGCAAATGGTCAGGTGGCAGGCCGATTCTCGGCTACGATGCAGACCCGGTGACCAACAAGCTCATCATCAACCACGAAGAAGCACCACGCGTGCGTGCCATCTTCCGGCTCTATGCCGAGCATGGGTCATTACTTCCGGTAGTCCAAGAACTGAACCAGCGTGGCTGGCGGAACAAGCAATACACCACCAGGATGGGTATCGCCAAGGGTGGCATGGAGTTCACCCGCACCAGCTTATGGAATCTGCTCACCAATCCGCTTTACTTCGGTCAGGTACGTCACAAGGAGAATGTCTATGCTGGTGAACACGAAGCCATCATTGATGAGGTGCTCTGGCAGCGAGTCCAGACCCAACTGGAACGCAATGGCATCCATGGTGGCCGGGAAATCAAGAACCGCCATGGCTCGATATTGAAGGGTTTGCTGCGATGTGTCCCCTGCGGATGTGCCATGACACCTTCCTACTGCTGCAAGAACGGCAAAGTCCAGTATCGCTATTACACCTGCACCAAAGCACAGAAACAGGGCTGGGAGAAATGCGCTTCCAAGAGTGTGCCCGCCGGCCAGATGGAACAGTTTGTCCTCGAACGTATCCGGGGCATTGGCTCTGACCCGGCATTACAGACTGAAGTACTCGCCATCATTCACCAGCACCATGAAGAACATCGGCAAACCCTCAAGTCAGAACAAGCACTGCTGGAACGAGAATTGAAGCGCTGGCAGCAGGAAACCAGAAATCTGATAGGCCAGGTCAAAGCAGGTGAAGTCAACACTCTAGTAACCAGCCGATTGGCCGAAGTGCAGGAACGGATCGCCCACGAAACGCCACGGCTCGCCCAGATTCGCGATGAACTGGCACGCTTGGCCCATTGGTCGATTACGGCAGAATCGGTGGCCTCGGTGCTAAGCCGATTTGATGAACTCTGGAAGGCCATGAACGTCGTCGAGAAGCAGAAGCTCCTGCAACTCCTCATCGTCCGCATTGATTACGATGGCAGAGCAGGACAGGTAACCATGCACTTCCATCCGACTGGCCTCGAATCTCTGCTGACCGAAACTCTTACGGAGACCGCTGCATGA
- a CDS encoding DUF2924 domain-containing protein, translating into MDLKQKLASLPHLRVTDLRQMYAEVFGEPTNAHNRDWLTKRLAWRLQAQAMGGLSERALARAKELAREEDLRVTPPPVATLPIPQQRDIRLPAPGAVITRTYKGIEQHVEVLADGFIWNGNTYTTLTAVAKAITGQHLNGFAFFGIKRGGKP; encoded by the coding sequence ATGGACTTGAAGCAGAAACTGGCATCGTTGCCACACCTGCGGGTAACTGACCTGCGGCAGATGTATGCCGAGGTCTTTGGCGAACCCACCAATGCCCATAACAGAGATTGGCTGACCAAACGGCTTGCCTGGCGATTGCAGGCGCAGGCCATGGGTGGGCTTTCGGAACGGGCACTGGCCAGGGCTAAGGAACTGGCTCGTGAGGAAGACCTGCGGGTGACACCGCCACCAGTAGCCACCTTACCCATTCCTCAGCAACGGGACATTCGACTGCCAGCACCCGGGGCAGTCATCACCAGAACCTACAAGGGCATTGAACAACATGTCGAAGTGCTGGCCGATGGCTTTATCTGGAATGGCAACACCTACACAACACTGACTGCAGTCGCCAAAGCCATCACGGGCCAACACCTCAATGGCTTTGCCTTCTTCGGCATCAAGCGGGGAGGGAAACCATGA